A genomic window from Methanovulcanius yangii includes:
- a CDS encoding DUF1894 domain-containing protein → MGCIEKLDYEVIIRHASFPEAAKYIRAHCAEAYEVRPGFRIFDKAIIGIPPVLIGLDGDVVTFPFTKPCHGTFLLRVSDGAEAAMIRSKAKRVKP, encoded by the coding sequence ATGGGATGCATAGAAAAACTGGATTATGAAGTGATCATCCGCCACGCCTCCTTTCCCGAGGCGGCAAAGTATATCCGCGCCCACTGTGCGGAGGCATACGAGGTGCGGCCGGGGTTCAGGATATTCGACAAGGCGATCATCGGCATTCCGCCGGTCCTCATCGGCCTCGACGGGGATGTCGTCACCTTCCCCTTCACCAAACCCTGCCACGGGACCTTCCTCCTCCGCGTTTCGGACGGCGCAGAGGCGGCGATGATCCGCTCGAAGGCAAAACGCGTCAAACCCTAA
- a CDS encoding DUF1890 domain-containing protein, with product MTDTDLNKPRNALILLGCPQVPVQTSIALWLCAALNRRNIPCLVGGTPAARSLLEVADPDHHYLTEVADLDTVIEELAGGTRTVDAAFVLVHNTAAVAYAATMQEIAGGTTYALLFGEETETRMADLEGVGCRVIAAKGSHNPLPLKRRVQEVLDTWDA from the coding sequence ATGACAGACACTGACTTGAACAAACCACGAAACGCACTCATTCTCCTGGGATGCCCCCAGGTGCCAGTCCAGACGAGCATCGCCCTCTGGCTCTGTGCGGCCCTCAACCGCCGGAACATTCCCTGCCTCGTCGGCGGGACGCCCGCGGCGCGGTCGCTTCTGGAGGTCGCCGACCCGGACCATCATTACCTGACGGAGGTCGCCGATCTCGACACTGTCATCGAGGAGCTTGCCGGGGGAACGCGTACTGTCGACGCGGCCTTCGTCCTCGTCCACAACACAGCGGCGGTCGCCTACGCAGCGACGATGCAGGAGATCGCAGGAGGGACGACCTACGCCCTCCTCTTCGGCGAGGAGACCGAGACGCGGATGGCGGACCTGGAAGGCGTCGGCTGCCGGGTGATTGCCGCAAAGGGAAGCCACAATCCCCTGCCGCTGAAACGCAGGGTCCAGGAGGTGCTTGACACATGGGATGCATAG